The genomic stretch TCGCATACATCATAAATAGCTTGCTCTTGTCATACTCTGAGAAATAAGTAATTTCATCTCCCATAGGACGACCCGGATGCACTTGAACAAATCCAGGGCAAAGTGTGTTAAAGCAACCAGTTTTTTGAAATCCATCAGCCTATATAATAACCGTATTATTATTTAGTTAAGACGGTTTTACAATAAGTTAAAAGTCGAGAGTGGTATAGAGTACATACTTACCGTCCACAAGCTAAAGGTACGCGCTTTTGTATCTCCGTATAGCTCATGATTCAACTGTTGGACGATGCACAATCAAAATTAATACTCTATTTGATGTATTATATGGAAATTTTTGGCAAATTGGAgttaattagcaaaataattaggaAATTGGGGTTCCTTCGAAACTATTTTGCCCCAATGGTGTCCAGGTCatcactttcttttttttttaggcaAAGTCGCTAAGTTTCTTAGCGGTTTTGTCTCGTTGTCATTTTTCAGATAATAGATGCCATAAGCTTATGAAAAATAGAGAAATAGGGAAGCCGCTAACTTTCTTAGCGGCTTTAGTGGTTGTTCATTTCTAGAATAGGCTGTTTTGAAGGTGacggtttttgaaaaaaaaaaatgaatagtaAAACCGCttattcacttttttttttaaaaaaagaaaaattaaaagaaaaaaatatgACGTGGACACCATTGGGCAAAATAGTTTCAAAGCAACTGCAActccctaattattttgctaataaaCACCTATTTGCCAAAAAATTCTATTATATGTGACTACAAataatgaaaattttgaaaaattaaacTTACTGTCCATCCATATTCGATGCTGGTAAATGAACCATCGACACCATTACCGATTCGCAACGAAGCAGTACTAACTTGAGAATTGATCAACGACAAATTATAAAGACTGTTAAATGTTTTTGCACCCAGATAATGATTCGCTTTTCCAGTTTGTGTAGTAACACCTGCAAACTAATTAAAATAATTGAATAAGTCAAATACGTAGTCAAATTGGTAAACCTCGTTAAATTTAATTTAAATTGTGAGTAGCACATACGCTAACACCCTGTTGAGAAGTGAATGGCGGTCCACGGATCATGGTACGATAGTGGTTTAAAGCGGATTTGGAGCGGATGAGATCCCGTCGTCGAGTTCTTCGAATTGGTACGCTTCCTGAAGGACAGTCATATTTCATTTCGGATTTTGTTTCAAGTATTGTTTCGTCTTCTTGTACAAGCAATGATTTTGCCAAGTCTTGTAGAGCGGAGCTAGGTCGCATCTGCACATTCCGCGTCTTTTTGGTGAAAAGATCAAttcattaataattaaaaaaaaaatagcatTTATTGGTTTACCTGAATTTTGTGATCTTTGAGCAGTGGATGATCGAAGGCTGGTTGTTTATATATATCAACGCAGTCTATGATATTACCATCATCTTTCTGCAAGAGTTAAAAAATAAAATTGAATGATATAACTATATTATTGTATTAAGCAATTGCAGTAAGTCGATCATACATctgttttgttttaaaaattacgagttttattataaagtttatgAATTCATTCATTTAaacattaatcacaaaaaattacaataaaactcaaaaatattacatttaagctaagttaaatttgagttttgacggaaaaaaattaaaatctacttataaactttaataagctcagaaaaaatatacatatactcaaaaacaaataaagtttgaggtaataagctcaaaaaaatacacaaatgctcaaaaaaaattataatatgaGATACCCATCTGATGTTTGCTTAAGAAAAAGGAATGGACAAAGAATTGCAATTACTGCGTCATTGTATAAAAAGACAATTATTTACTAACAATAaatgaatggttttatttacagAAATTGACCGTCTCacatgtaaaaccgtctttataaTTTGTGGAAGTTATTTTGTTGTCATACCTTATAACTCTTGATAGGTGGCTTGTTCAAGGCCTTGAGTTGTGATCGAAGTTGAAATTCTTGTTGCGACAGTTGCAACCTTGCGTCGACATTGCACCATCTTCCACAAGATGCAAACAACGTTAGACAAACAACTAAAATTTTGATCATCTTGTCTTGCACAAAATAAATTATTGAATGGCTTTCGCCTTGTTAATATGTTCAAAATCTTTTATATAGGAATTCTAAGATGTCAGTCGATcgtattattattagtttattacGTACAAATTTTTGGCAAATATTTTGATTGTATAACAAGTAATTGAGACAAAATATCAGAGAAGATCATTGTTTCCATTGGGTTAATAAATATACTTATTAATTATTCTCTCTAACTATCCTCTTTGAATGCTCCatttaatattatgaaaatattATATGCGGAAAGATTTACAAGATTTTCTTTTGAGATATAAACTCGTTTTTAATAAATCAGCTTAATGCAGATTTTCTAACATATGTCATGAATATGTTAAAAACTCATAATGGGTGAATGACAACTTGTTTAGTTGGTAAAGTCATGAGAGTTGGTCCTCGTGACCTGTGTTCAAACTCCGTCGACATCAAAATAACTCTTGAGACTTCCTTTATACAAAAAAGTTAGCGATACTTCTGGGATatatcagtttttttttttttttttttgagagacgTAACCAAATCCAAAATTCGCAGTTAATACTTGATGACAGGGTGATGCGCGAGTGGTGATGTGGCTAAGGTGACTAGGTGAGTCAACCATTAGTTAGAGTAAGAGAGGAAGATCATGCATAGAGATAGGAAAAGGACTTAGGAGTATAAGAGTAGTTGTGCAAGTCAACTAGTCAAGTAATGGGTCTAAAAATGAGTTAAGGAGCAATTAGTGGAGTACTGGAGTTGATTGTGAGTTTGTGACTATTAACTAATGTGCTTGAAGGTAGAAGGGAAGAAGAATCATAAGGGGTTTGTTAAGTGTACCTTAGAAAAAAGGGTATAAAGAAAGCTTAAGTGCACAACAAAAGGGGAGTTCTTCttatcatcccatcatctcattATTTCATCGTCAATCACCATCTCATCCCAACTACATAAATTACTCATACCctacaaaaataacaaaaaatacCAAAACAAAGTAGCCACTAtgtaacaaaacaaaaaatattACTCTCTCCGTTTCCgataatttatttttgtttaattTTGGTACAAAGACTAACGAAAGAGGAGAAGATTAATTATTAAATGATAAGTGGATCAGATTGAGTGTAGAGAATCCAATTGTCCATTAAagacattcttaaaatagaaaggcaAATAAATAACTACGCAATTGTTAAATCCCGCACACTAGTTTACTCAATCCCGCACATTTTGTCACTCTTTTCCCTCACTATccttcatttaaaaaaaaaaaaaaaaaaaaaaaaaacatctctCAACCCTGACACCCCCTGCCCAGCCTCCCCCTCCCATAGCCCCGACCACCCTCCGTCGGCGACGACCACCTGATCCCTCGTCGTGACCTTCATTCCATTCCCAACCCTCGTCGTTGACCAAACACCGCCCCCTCAAAACCTAATTCTCTAATGATTTTAACTTGAATATCTATGTTTTTAAATATTGATTTTTTAAGCTTTAAAGTTAAAACTTATGGTTTTCAAATTAAAACCCATATAGTCATCATATATTGTGAGATTTACATCCTCAAACAATGTTTTTTTTCCTGCGATATGTGATAATAGTTTTAACTTAAAAACTTGACATTTAAATTTGATAACAAAGCCTTTATTGTTATGTTTATAGTTTTGAGTTAAATTTTTCTGTGTGATTTTTAGGCGTCGTTTAGTTCACCATGCGAAGATAGAATTCCCTGGAAGATTTAATTCATATGAAGTTGAAAATCATGTGAATTGTAGAAATCTTGGTTGGTTGGATGTGGAACTTGAATTCATGTGAGAACTCCCACTTACCTAAGGGGCTAAGTAAGTGACTTCCTACATTACGTAGGAATTAGAGTTCCATAGGAAGTTCTACCTCCCATGAATTGGGCAACCAAACAAACCTTCATTTAGCTACTTCCCATGATTTTCCAATTCCTATGAATTTGGAagtcaaccaaacaaccccttagtTTAAGGAATTGTATCTTTATTTTAAAAACTTGATGATTTAAGAGTTTGAGTAATTTAAAGTATGATTTTTGGTTTTTTAAGGGTAGTTTGCCAACCTAATATCTAAATTTAAAAACTCATAGGCTTGGGATGAATACATGTGGTGGAGCCGTGGAGGCCTGGAGGGGCTGCGAGTAGGATCGTCATTCATGGGCGAACCAAATGGTCCACACGAAGATTGGCAATGAAGGATTTCGGGCGTTGATAAAGCGGTTTAGGGTTAGAGAAGGACGAGAATCATAAGCCGCCACTTTCTTTACTCTGTGGAAAAATAGAGTAGTTATTTGTGTTTATTTGGGGCTTTACTTACTGGAGTGGTCTCATGATAAAAGACCGTCCTAGATAACAATTTGTGATTCTCCTAATaccatacttcctccattcaactccactctaccactttgctttttcacgttcgaCAACGCGTGTTTTatgcggtaaatatcgttagctacatatttgcaaaaattataaaagttaagatatttttaatgtaatcgtaaagacgaatcaaacaagatcccgcATGAATATATTatcacttatgtattgagagaaaatcgagattgaatgtgcatttgtgaatagtgtaaaaaatagaaataggtagagtggagttgaatggaggaagtatattattaatggtcaaagtttgGTAACTTCGATCCAAAAAATCAAATTGAAACTTTAGTGTGAGAGGGAGAGAGTATAAGAAATTTTAATCACTTATCTCCTCAAGTCACATTGAGGCATACGAGTAATACAACAAATATGTATACACTGGTAGCTTAATAATAATAACTGAATGCTTATAGTTCCTGTGGATGGACCTCTTCCTGAACATGACATATATGTTCTTGTACCTGGCTCCTTCTGGTTACCCCTTATCGTCTTTGAGCTAAGATCCTTTGTCCCATATATCTGCACCCCGTCACAAACATTTTTATCGTAAGAATGTATAAAATAATGATGTTACCTAACTATTTCAAAGACTCACGCCTATATTAAAAAGAAATGCACTATAGTAGGTTGACTCAAGGCTGTTCAGTGGGCCGGGCCAGAATGGGTGTGCCAGGCTAGGAGATCGCAGCCAAGCACGGCCCGATCATGAGACCGGGCTGGCCAGCTTCTTCCAGTCCGAACCCAGACCACTTAGTAGGGGGCTAGGCTAGGTCAGGCTGGGCctcttttgttttttattttttattttagtgCTGAGCTGAGCCAAAGAAATATGAGCA from Silene latifolia isolate original U9 population chromosome 5, ASM4854445v1, whole genome shotgun sequence encodes the following:
- the LOC141654749 gene encoding protein neprosin-like, which gives rise to MIKILVVCLTLFASCGRWCNVDARLQLSQQEFQLRSQLKALNKPPIKSYKKDDGNIIDCVDIYKQPAFDHPLLKDHKIQMRPSSALQDLAKSLLVQEDETILETKSEMKYDCPSGSVPIRRTRRRDLIRSKSALNHYRTMIRGPPFTSQQGVSFAGVTTQTGKANHYLGAKTFNSLYNLSLINSQVSTASLRIGNGVDGSFTSIEYGWTLNHELYGDTKARTFSLWTADGFQKTGCFNTLCPGFVQVHPGRPMGDEITYFSEYDKSKLFMMYAIIKDPKTKDWWIVESIPDKANQYIGYWPQALFPNMAEFATNVQAGGKVSNPQNRSTSHCQEQVHCSIYTVERSLSALTGHYKSEDFLKTADMLVEVINSTYSFMDDPHMVVVANTPDLYKAQFLDQGEVLYGGPDFPA